Proteins encoded within one genomic window of Ptiloglossa arizonensis isolate GNS036 chromosome 3, iyPtiAriz1_principal, whole genome shotgun sequence:
- the LOC143144646 gene encoding venom acid phosphatase Acph-1, producing the protein MLARRSISCLALLFVVVNVADCDLDLQLLHVVFRHGEKVPHREFQNYPNDPYREYSYYPMGNGDLTNQGKLREYRIGTMLRERYDRYFGPDYWPEKIYARSTEVPRTQLSLQLVLAGLFPPSEKQIWNPRLRWIPTATFFVPYEDDNLLFPHHCPRYQEEYSKFLQQPSTQDIVNKYKNVMNYLTQHSGKVINTTSAVTYLYNLLKEEASQNLTLPKWTESVYPTPMKEILALDFRLRSDTRTLKRLNGGLLLRKMVEDIEAYKAGKLEPYDRKAFLFSAHEMNVAAVARVLDLDEPVVPAYGSTLILETLRDKKGTYYVRVLFWSGVSEQLTIETIPGCAELCPFEKFLVIVSDLVPSNDEYYCHPNRTMDESRDVTRKDNVCSSVSNVAVSNTWYCLLSLVSLVVLYARGIDR; encoded by the exons ATGTTGGCCCGTCGCTCGATCTCGTGTCTCGCCCTTCTGTTCGTCGTTGTCAACGTGGCCGACTGTGATCTGGATTTACAATTGTTGCACGTG GTATTTCGACACGGTGAGAAAGTGCCACACCGAGAGTTTCAGAATTATCCCAACGATCCCTACCGGGAGTATTCGTACTACCCAATGGGTAACGGAGACTTGACGAAC CAAGGTAAGCTGCGTGAATACAGGATCGGGACAATGCTCCGTGAACGTTACGATCGATATTTCGGGCCAGATTATTGGCCGGAGAAGATCTATGCCAGATCAACGGAAGTCCCAAGGACTCAGTTGTCTCTGCAGCTAGTCCTGGCTGGATTATTCCCACCCTCGGAGAAGCAAATTTGGAACCCGCGTCTACGCTGGATTCCAACAGCGACGTTCTTCGTGCCCTACGAAGACGACAATCTCTTGTTCCCTCATCACTGTCCGAG GTACCAGGAAGAATACAGCAAATTCCTTCAACAACCGAGCACGCAGGATATAGTGAACAAGTACAAAAACGTGATGAATTACTTAACCCAGCACAGTGGAAAAGTAATAAACACAACATCCGCGGTGACTTATCTGTACAATTTGCTCAAGGAAGAG GCGTCTCAGAATTTGACTCTTCCGAAATGGACCGAGAGCGTGTATCCCACTCCGATGAAAGAAATACTCGCGCTGGACTTTAGACTGAGGTCGGACACGAGGACGTTGAAACGGTTGAACGGAG GTTTGCTGTTGCGTAAAATGGTGGAAGACATCGAGGCGTACAAGGCGGGCAAATTAGAGCCGTACGATAGGAAGGCGTTCCTCTTCTCGGCCCACGAGATGAACGTCGCTGCAGTTGCGAGAGTTTTGGACTTGGACGAGCCCGTTGTGCCTGCATACGGGTCCACCCTAATATTGGAAACTCTGCGCGACAAGAAAGGCACTTACTACGTTCGG GTTTTATTCTGGAGCGGAGTTTCCGAGCAActgacgatcgaaacgattccaGGCTGCGCGGAGCTGTGTcccttcgagaaattcctcgtcATCGTAAGCGACCTGGTACCGAGCAACGATGAATATTATTGCCACCCAAATCGGACAATGGACGAGTCGAGAGACGTTACACGGAAAGACAACGTATGCTCCTCGGTATCGAACGTAGCTGTGAGCAACACTTGGTACTGCCTGCTGTCACTTGTCTCTCTCGTGGTACTGTACGCGCGCGGTATCGATCGTTGA